CAAAAATCGATATGCACTGTTATCTATGCGCACGAGATTTCCTGGATGACGTTGATCTAATTTGTAGAAATGCACTGGAGTACAACCCCGACAGGTATGAAAAGAATTACCAAATTTTTGCATCGATTCAATAATAAACGAGCAAACTAATGAAGGAGATggtctccatttttttatttgatagcAATTAGTTTCAGATGATTTGTCCAAATTTTTCAGTGATTGTTCTCACATAATTGGCTTTAAAATCAAATATGACATTTTAAATTTCCTTTGATAAATGGGACTGTCAATCCAACATATGAATATAGAGAAAGAAGAAAGAAACTTTGCCAAATTGTCATTTGAAACATGGTATTTTCTCAGATACATGAAAACCATTGCAGATAGTGTAATTGtggcaaatgaaaaaattcaattttttttatgaaaaatttgagaaattatGTTTTTTGCCCCTAAAATCACCCGTCAAATATCTGAGTGTTGATTACATAAGTGGAGTAACCATCTTCTTGATAAAACCAATGAACCGCCAGTGatgacatttgaaaaataaacgtATGAAACTCACTGAATAATTCTTGTTTCATTCAGCTTGCGCGATAGGCCCTCCCTTGGGATACTGAAGAGGTAGTCTCATTCCATTTCACCTCTGATGCCTTATATCGTAGAGCAATGATTTTCAGTTGCAAAATCGTACGCTATGGCAACTGAAAAACATTTTAGAAAGTCCTTTCACGGAAAGAAAATTCTTAGATCAAAAATTCAGTTCGAGAAACTATTCATTTTCTTTCATGAATGCAACCCATTGTTGTATTGCATACAATAAACATGCCCAATCACCCCTGCCCGGCTCaacaaatatctcgaaatccgGGAGAcatcaaaatttctttctaaaTATCCTTTAAAGTTGTCATTTTGTTCTACAAAAAGTGCCAGCTAAGAACTCAGTTCGCGAAACCTTTCACCGCTTCTCTACTggatttcttttatttcctaGGATTAatcttttcaatatttcgtCCCCCGATCAAGAATAATCTTTCCGTGTTTTCCTCTCAGTActttcctccctccccctgatTAACCCCAGACTAATGCATCTGTCCTCAACAGAGATCCAGCAGACAAGCTGATTCGCCATCGTGCCTGTTCCCTTCGTGACAACGCCTACGCCCTCATCAAGGCCGAACTCGACTCCGATTTCGAGGACAAGTGTCGAGAGATATCGAAAAATCGGCGGGCACCTGAGGACCTCGAACCCGAGGGCAATATCCGAGCAACGAAGACCGAAAACGGCACTAATGACAGTAAGACTGAGAAAAATCAGAGTCCTGGGGCCTCGGTGGTGCTGAATGGTAGAAAATTGAGCACCTCAAGAAAGAGAAAAGTACCAGCTTGGGCCAGGGGATATGTGAAGAAAGTTACGAAAAAGAAGAAGATCATGTTCGAGGAGAATCCAACCGACAGTCCACCCAAGGGAAATAATGGTACCAGGGTCGTGGATCTGGAGAAATTCCAGGAGTTTGAGGCCAATGCTGTAGTCATTAATGGGGACTCAACAATTTACGACAACACTGACTCTGAGAATGAGTCAGTGAACGAGGGAAATCACAGAGAAGTCGTTATTGGAAGTCAGGTAGAGGTGATTAGTGATAAGGGTGATAAGGGGGAGAAGGAGGGAGAGGGCAAGGAGGAGAAATCCTTGGAGGAGAAACCTGTGGAGAATGGTGAGTCACACAGCTCCTCCAGGAGGGAGAGCACCGATGATCTCACATTTGCTGTCGACTGCGATTCTAGTCCAAAGAGGATGGGCGAGGAGAAGGTGATGGTTGATGAGGGTGAACTGCAGGAGGCGTGGAGGCACACGGTGGATGTTACCAGAGAACTGCCTGTTGAGGTACTTTGCGATATTTATGTACAACTCAGCAGGTGTGTTGGAAAATACGATAAGAGTTACGATAGAAGAACACTGCCAAAGGTGAGtttaaattgattgattaattgattgaggAAAGTAGGATTTTTTCCTAAGATAAAAGGCCAAATGAGAGACATGAACTTTCAACGAgctttatttataattaataaaatcattggTCAACGTATCATTAGATTAAAATATGGATATTatgaattcaaaattaattacgtTATCATTAGATTATTAATGTGcagatgaaattaatttcctctTTGCTCGTCAATGTGCAGGATTTGCTCAAGGAACTTCAGAGATTCGAGAATCCCACCGATAGCCCAATGGACGAGTCTGAGAGAGAATGTAACGGTTAAagctgtaaaaaaattcaatacgtATCATTAGTGTCACTCATTTCGACAATTGGATCTCACTGCTGCGCAACACGTTCCAACGAAACTGCCGAAATCATGAATAATTCTTTTTTACCGTCTACTCGTCGTCGTCGACAATGTTTTTGTCATTATCAATGGAATTTGTACATAATACTTTACTTTtgtattttcattctttttcatttcgtaTTATGAATTGTGCGGCGATTGAGATCAATGCTAATACCAATTCATATAATTTAAGACTTTCGTGATTATTATGATCTTTATTATTACGGTAAGATCATTTTTTAGTTCTAAAAGCTTGTACTTACTCATTtacttctcttttttttcttataaaaacCAAATGTCTTGATCGAAACgtcaatttatgataattaggaaaatttcgttgccaattaaattgtaaattcaatttgaaattaattatttaatagttCAAATTAAGAATGTGGGAATTTTAGCccaaagtcaatttttatattctttgTCATCACATTTTCGCTAATTCGAACATTGAAATTTCGTTCATTAACTAGTGtaaaattatctcgataacaaCTGATTTTTGGAGACAAAGTCGcgtcatgaaaaatcattgtatGAAATTGACTCCTGTGAAGGCAACTTATAATAATTAGAACAATTTCGCTGCCAATTAAATcgcaaattcaattttcaatgaatcatTGTTCAAGTATTGGTATTCAAAAGAAATGAAGAATTCAATTGTGGAGTAGATTCTCTACGCGGTCTCgtcaaattttaaataattcatttctaaCGAATACGTCTCGCAATGAAGAATGATAGCATTACATTTGGAGCCTAACATACAATTAACGATAATTAGAACAAATTCATTACCAATTGGattgcaaattaaattttaaatcgtTAATTCCCTGGTAATTGGATTTAATAATGAGAATATCTGGTGTAGAATcgattgtttgtttttttttctcgctaatttttcagtaatttaacTACTAAGCCTCcacttgttcattaattatggTGACATTATCACATTAACGAGTGATTTGTCGAGAAAAAATCTCAATAcaaataaatcgataaaattgaaCCCAAAAGATAAGTTTTAACGtacctaaaaaaaatattaaagtaATGAAAAGCAATTCGAGAGACTTTTCCGAAATTCTCGTTTGTTTTCATTtaagtatttttcattattcacatAATTACACTGCCCCGTTCAGCTCACAAttaaagaaacaaaaaaaaattaatgaatacttCATCAATTAACATGAAGGCACACGATCATTCCAAGGGAGTAATCATTAAATAAGGGAAGAGTGGAAGCCAATCATCCTCGTTACCTCAacatcattaatttattttttaaaagacaTGAACATAATGCCAAGTCAATGAGCTTCCAGTCAACCACTGCCGTTGTTATTggatgcaatttttatttttctctaacTTTCTCTGTTCTCAATAACTGTATTTAGTTTATAATTGAtatacaaaaatattattaactcgaaaataattgattcagTCATTGAACGTTCAATTTATGTAAATGAAATTGTTCGAGACTAATTTAAGCGTTTAATGACTGTAATGGTAATACAGGCTCACTCACAACGTTACATAATAATAAGTATAAAATCGGATTGTATGCGGTTAAAAGTGTATACACTGCCTTATTTATTGTAACACATAAGTACACTATTTGTTATGTGAGGAAGCGGATGAAGGAAGGAGCCAAGGCGAGGAATAAACATTAGAATttgataatttgatttttatgacttttgatgaattttataCCTTTATTCCCAGTGTTCCCGGGGAAGGTTCAACCTGGATCTATTTCGGAGGTTGATCCAGTATATTCTAACtttcaaaatgtttttaaagcCTGGATGGAGGGTCCACCCCTTCCGAATACCTGCAGGTGCTTGGTGGCGGGAATGGGACTGAAGGAGATGTTGGAACCTCGACTTCGACTTTAAGAATCTAAGCGCGACCAGAGCAAAATAATTCGAGGGCCCTTCCGTGCTGCTGATTTGAATTCCTCTGACCTGAAGTTCCACACAGTtgcgttatttttattctctctctGGGTTTTCACTCTTCAAGTGTTTCTTGAAGTTGGTTGACTACTGCGGTAACGtcaaatatgaaattttattgttagAAAACGAAGAAAATTCTTTAGAAAAGGTGTTTCGAAGGCCTATCTCGGAGGTCATGAAAATTAACTCATAACAGCAAAGAAGAGTCATAAATTTTtgtggttaaaaaaaatcagttggattcgaagaaaaattcaacgaaaGAATTGTCAGGATGATGTCGCAGAAGAATTTCTCGTGCATTGGAGGATTGGAGAAGCACATTAAAATTGTTAAAGAAATGGTGTTGTTTCCACTGATGTATGGATgcgtttattcaaaatttcatctTAGACCACCCAAGGGTTTACTGTTTTATGGACCACCAGGTAATTTCTGTGTACTTTCAGTAAATAATCGAGTCAAAAAAGATCTCTTTGATTCCTTCTTTTAATTATGAATGTCGAATTAAAAACGTATTTTCAGTGGAAATGTCATATAGACtataaattcatcaaatttcaattgtaaTTCGACTAAATCCGTCATCCCTTGAACATTCCACGTTAAATCACTGGAATTTTTgttcttcaattaatttcgaaCAGTTAATACCGAACTACGCCCACTGACGCATACGTTACAACTCAATAAATTCCCAATCAATTcaaattacataaaaatacTCTGAATATCTCCAATGACTCTTCATTTCCATAATATTTGTGAATCAAAATTGACGATTCCAAGGAACATTGAAGTTGCATCTATTGATTTCATATTTAACAAATGATCCGTTCTACTCCCtaaaaactattttaaaaaatcaggaacCGGAAAAACATTGGTCGCAAGTGCCCTAGCAGTAGAATGCAATAATTCTGATCGCAAGGTATCCTTCATCTCCCGTAAGGGTTCAGACTGTCTCTCGAAATACGTAGGAGAGAGTGAGCAGCAACTCCAAAAGGTTTTCACATTAGCGCAGCAGAGCAAACCCtgtataatattttttgacgAAGTGGATGGTCTGGCACCAGCGCGAACCAGCCGACAGGATTTCGTTCATGCCAGTATAGTATCGACTCTCCTGGCGCTGATGGATGGTTTGGATAGCAACTCGGAGATCATTGTGATCGGCGCGACCAATAGATTGGATGCCATCGATCCTGCCCTGAGGAGACCTGGTAGATTCGATAGGGAGCTTTATTTTCCGCTTCCGTGTTACACTGCCCGGAAGGATATTTTGTCTGTAAGGATCTTGCTTAATATCAGCAGTATGAGTTACAGGCAtgaaaatcagaaattaaatattgcaaaaaacagaaattacataaataaaaggcgATACCAGAGGCGATCTTCAGAATCTGTTTGTCTGCTACATTTTTGTGACCGGAAAAATATCTagggatttttataaaataaaatcactcgGTTGaggttgaaattatttcatttagtGTTTATatagtgattattttaaatcaGGAATATCTCAATGGAAATGTCTATAATGTTTGTCCgattggaattaatttttcaggtaCAGGTCAAAAATTGGAAGCAGAAACCTGCAGTGAAGTTCATAGCTTATCTGGCCTCGAAAACCGTGGGATATTGTGGGAGTGATCTTCAGGCGCTCTGTGCTGAGGCGGTCATGTCCTGTGTCAGAAGACATTATCCACAGATCTATACGTGCAAGACTAAACACCAAATAAATGAGAGGGCTTTGAAGGTATCGGTCCCGTTTACCGCGAGGGAAATTTCATGTTCTAATCACAGGattcaaaaaaatgaattcctgCCCACGTTCAGAGTTATCAATCTCGTCTTTGATTCAGCTGATAATTCTGTAGGTGGGTAGGGTTCTTTCCTAAGTtggaaaaatactattttcaTAATCAACGATGGCAAGGATGGAATaagtcctcattttttttcttgtcaaaTTCCCGTAATTAGTTACTGAGTAGAAATGGAAATGTTCGtataaaaaacataattttactGTACAACgataagaaaaaattctaaattctgGATCATGAAGTATTAAGAGAGATTCCATCCCCGGACATCTTGTCCCCATTTGAACATTTACAATGGATTCAAACGAACAATTGCATCTTCTCTcatgaacatttttcattcatcgaaGGTAGAGAAACAAGACTTTATCAAAGCCCAAGAGAGCATCGTACCAGCATCACATCGCCTTTCAGTAGTCCCGATCAAGTGCCTCAGTCCCAAAATGTATCCTCTCCTTCAAGATACCCTATACACAATCCTCACTGTTCTCCAGGAGATATGTCCACCCGAAATGATGGCATCGGAAAATTCGTAAATCACTAATTTTCGAAAAGTTCAGTCCTTCATTTAAAATGTGTAAGCTTTATTATGATATCAGGGACACCGAGATTCGATCGAGCACCATGAAATGCCCAAGACTACTGCTGCACGGGGATGATGACTGTCATACGCGTCATCTGGCACCGGCACTTCTGCACAATCTCGAGCATCTACCGTGTCATGTCCTTGATGTTACAGCGCTATTCGAAGAGACAGGACGGGCAGCTGAGGAGACTATTATTCAGGTATTCTTGCTTTCCCAAATGAGTTTACCCCGAATATAGTGATTCGAGAGGAGCAATTTCATTAGTTTAATGACCACTGAGagtttattttcttatttagAGCATTTATTTCTTCCGGCATTGGCAATTTTTTTagcttggaaatttttcatgagagaaaaattctgtaaaaattacgtttcacttccgtaatctgccagtaaaaaaaatattcggtataaattacgaaacaatcacgtactttttcagtgaagttTCAGGAAACAGTCcaaaacgttccagaaaaacTATGGAACGTCCAGTGAAAAAAAGCgttactgttccgtaatttttacggaatactGTGtggactggcagattacagaacaaatacgtaatttttaaagaatttttcactctgTATCAGAAAATTTCTTCGTCATCAAATTTGTTAAGAATATCCGACCTGCTGTATCCCTCGAGAAAACATTTTGAATATcataaaatattggaaatgggataattgTTCAATAATCAAACGTGTGAATCCCGTTTTacctcttttattttatacgctggaaaggcacaaccgctctggTTCGTTTCCTTAAAAGAACTAACTAATAGActaaagggaaacaacaccctggacctgatgtctCTCATCATCAATGGccccactcatgcacctctgtatacattcagaaaacagagcatacacCTCACCCCAGACTTTCTAgaattatttctcataaaaatggtttccactctcaagtggaaacaccagaataaaagaaatactaatCATACAAAGAGCTATTCATTccattcgaaaattaatttttaacaaacattcgaaatgtaaacttTAATATAAAAGattagaaaatatattttg
This DNA window, taken from Diachasmimorpha longicaudata isolate KC_UGA_2023 chromosome 8, iyDiaLong2, whole genome shotgun sequence, encodes the following:
- the LOC135165181 gene encoding ATPase family AAA domain-containing protein 2-like, with product MMSQKNFSCIGGLEKHIKIVKEMVLFPLMYGCVYSKFHLRPPKGLLFYGPPGTGKTLVASALAVECNNSDRKVSFISRKGSDCLSKYVGESEQQLQKVFTLAQQSKPCIIFFDEVDGLAPARTSRQDFVHASIVSTLLALMDGLDSNSEIIVIGATNRLDAIDPALRRPGRFDRELYFPLPCYTARKDILSVQVKNWKQKPAVKFIAYLASKTVGYCGSDLQALCAEAVMSCVRRHYPQIYTCKTKHQINERALKVEKQDFIKAQESIVPASHRLSVVPIKCLSPKMYPLLQDTLYTILTVLQEICPPEMMASENSDTEIRSSTMKCPRLLLHGDDDCHTRHLAPALLHNLEHLPCHVLDVTALFEETGRAAEETIIQKVKTARHTLPSLLYVPDILAWWDLVGEAARVVFTSLMKGLDRSVHMLFLSTIHCSADIIPVEILELFDVHQNEMIEISPPKPVERLAYFQQIFTKVHGKSDNISTRSSYVNFIQVLGPTRFKTEPKRLKEQEVEIIAAPVTRRRAEGKTRMKLSAVQTTSSGHTANTRNSLKRVHSTSGERISSKRHRPSGDSRLTSIESLTEAQVQDLLDRAVNYTDGWTCHQLETLYASLERVLGNSHGDPFISVADCLERFRQNQRSRNNDN